The following coding sequences are from one Salvia hispanica cultivar TCC Black 2014 chromosome 3, UniMelb_Shisp_WGS_1.0, whole genome shotgun sequence window:
- the LOC125209867 gene encoding uncharacterized protein LOC125209867 — MTQNLHRRRNNLNRIMFPRCLHGIPCAHPPPAAVIRLVKSDGAVAIYDRAVTASELMEEFPKHMVCRSDAFYIGQITPALSRGERLVPGHDYFLLPANFFQSALSFAALVRGGGKAQFEIEKTAAGGLRVKVTEEMIARRHREAEAARRIVRVCTTPQLKKEYEALVGRRRQWKPKLDTVYEKKGRRQRKILRKTKSNVV; from the coding sequence ATGACTCAAAacctccaccgccgccgcaACAACCTCAACCGCATAATGTTCCCGCGCTGCCTCCACGGCATCCCCTGCGCGCACCCTCCCCCCGCCGCCGTGATCCGCCTCGTCAAATCCGACGGCGCCGTCGCGATCTACGACCGCGCCGTGACGGCGTCGGAGCTGATGGAGGAGTTCCCGAAGCACATGGTGTGCCGATCGGACGCCTTCTACATAGGGCAAATCACGCCGGCGCTCTCCCGCGGCGAGCGCCTCGTCCCCGGCCACGACTACTTCCTGCTGCCGGCGAATTTCTTCCAATCGGCGCTGTCGTTCGCGGCGCTGGTGCGCGGCGGGGGGAAGGCGCAGTTCGAGATCGAGAAGACCGCGGCGGGGGGGCTGCGGGTGAAGGTGACGGAGGAGATGATCGCGCGGCGGCACAgggaggcggaggcggcgaGGCGGATCGTGAGGGTGTGCACGACGCCGCAGCTGAAGAAGGAGTATGAGGCGCTGGTGGGGAGGCGGAGGCAGTGGAAGCCGAAGCTGGATACGGTGTATGAGAAGAAGGGGCGGAGGCAGAGGAAGATTTTGAGGAAGACGAAATCGAATGTGGTgtga